The following DNA comes from Anastrepha obliqua isolate idAnaObli1 chromosome 1, idAnaObli1_1.0, whole genome shotgun sequence.
ATGCAAGCCCGGCCGTTGAAATTGCGAATGGTGTTTTatcacaaaaataatcgaagttgatttgcgcaaaaattttacgcataaCATAATAgattttccccaaactaatataagaTTTATTCTTTACTTGATTATTAACatgtaaataattataacacataaatatatattttttttactaacaaATATTTTGACTGGTTTTAAAGAAATGTCAGCCATGATGCGTTACAGTTTCCTCATAGTTATTGCTTTGGCTCTTCTGACCGCGCAAAATGCGTTAGCCAACAATTCTCGTTCGCCACGCAATAATGACATCAGCAATATGGCGGATGCGCTCAAATATCTGCAGGACCTGGACACGTACTATGGAGATAGAGCACGAGCCAGGTAAGAAGCACTCATAATGAATTATGTACATAAAGAtgttaaaacttaaaatttaacccCAGCGTTGCCAATTCGAAGCTATTCTTATTGCCTTTAAAACTTCTTACACAGTAATCAAAATGGTTTTTCGATTCACAGAAAGATATGGTTACTACTATTGTGTGATCATTTGGTTGATTCTGAGTACATATATGACGCCTATCTCTGCCTTAAGTACTACAGTCGGATCTCGAAGTCGAAAATTATGGCTGCTAACaagtttatgaaaataattaataatattaatcttttaaaaaataatgatcttTCACAAGTTAACCGGATTTCTTAATATAATATCTCGCCCAATTAGATTGGAATATATTTACGAGAACCTTTGAATGAGCTTTCTCTaaagccaaatattttttagcctaaCCAACTTGTGGCCCTATGTGCATCACTTATTCCGATAAGCGCAGTTCTTGGCACTTAACTCCTTAACTTCTTCTTCTAAGATATTGAATTTCATTATGAAAATAACATACTCGTAGAGCCAATAAGCTATGCTTATACTTTGACAGTTCTTACCAATGACGACTGAACCAAAACTGCTCCTCTTGTAGCATTTTTATGATCTTTTCATTAGTCTTTGTAGAGTTTTTAACGCCACCAGGAAATAGAGCCATTAGAAGGCAACTGGATACTAGTAAACTTACTTATTACTTTACTTCTCCATAAATACAAAATCTTTCGTGCATTCAGAGAAAATACATAACGCCAACAAAATAAGATAGAAAAATCAACTCGAACTATACACCTCTTTGAATGGGCCACAATAGTATTCCAAAATTGAATGGGTACGCACTTTTTTAGTTCAatcttatatggtttttgttgtagtatgaattatatttttgtaaaaaaataaaaaaagtaactaATCAACACTTTCCTATATATTCCGCTGCTGTAATTGTGAACACACATTAAGGCCATGTGTGTGCCATGGCGTATAATCAACACAACATTTCTTAAGCGAACTGTTTTATTTCTTGTTCTTGTCTTTCAACTACAGGTTCGGCAAGCGTTCACCATTGTTACAGCTTTTACAGCAGCACTCATTGGAAAATACAGAGCAggtatatattttgaaaattaactaTAATTTTACAGCGAACTTTTGTctaaaatttcatatatatttctCCTACGTATGAACTTGCTTTCGCTTGCACTAACCAGGCACACCCCATTGAATATAAGGTGATGGGTGAagtcttttaaattattgtatgaTGGCCAAATTAAGTGTAGTAATAGGAACACtactacatgcatatatattgaATAAGGCTAAAATGTTAGACACAAATATGACCTGGATATCAAGGAAGAAATATCGAATGCAATGATTGCGCGGTGAACAAAGTCGCATCGGTGGTCACAAcactaataatttttaaaacttatggAGCAaagtttattattgtattaattaCTCTTATGAACTAGatatgtaataaatatattCGAATcagtattttgttattttattattaaaagtgATGAACTGTGAAAATTCATGTAAGTACATAAAGGCTAGTCCATCTAGCGTTTATAGCATAATTTAATTCGCCTATGAACAACGcaagaagaagtttttttaatttaaacagtAAACTATGACAGGAAACacgattttattcaaatgatTCCTATGGCTGGCTTTACCGTATCCCCTTCTTTTAGTCCAAAGTTTTAATACACTTTCgtgaattttagtttttaagtttcaaCTCTTGAACCGTCTCTCGTTGATTGGCCAAACATAGTCTAATATCAGCCATTCCATATTAAACTTATGGTCTTCTGTATCGCTCAAATTTTGAACATTGTCTAAATTCAAACTCAACTGACGAAAATGGgcttaaaaatgttaaacttttCACAGATGTTAAATTCGATCATATTTTTTAGTCTGGTAGTGTATTATcagtttagttaaaaaaatacatggaACATGGAagggaattttaaaaattgaaaagtagagctttttaaaaaataattttatgtaaaaagttTTCATAAGATAGTCAAATTTTTATTGTCCTACTAATAACCTTTACAACGATAACCCATTTGTTGTTATAggatgttaacaatggaagtcaataaacagaaaattcggcacattttacagtttttttttttgataaaggccAAAATGCAAACCAGGCCGATACTGTAACgtttaattacgtgcaattttggcttcgtcgattccgttcaggaatTTTTGATTCCAAAGattcgataaaatcacagaaataggCGAAGTTGGCCAGCATCTAAGTAGTTATAGCATCGCCAAGGAGTTAAAGATCGACTATACAACAGTttcaaaccatttgcgcaaaaattttacacaaaaacactgaatttctttttccccaagctaatattatatatgtatattttgaaaGCCGTTTTTTCTTTTCGCAAAgctagaaaacaaaattttcgaaaattaac
Coding sequences within:
- the LOC129236784 gene encoding neuropeptide F-like; amino-acid sequence: MSAMMRYSFLIVIALALLTAQNALANNSRSPRNNDISNMADALKYLQDLDTYYGDRARARFGKRSPLLQLLQQHSLENTEQHRELAHCRDESGKSPDFLDSNECQTQRNTPIWCLFFQDILLTKHSLDTGQ